A window of the Haloarcula litorea genome harbors these coding sequences:
- a CDS encoding aminopeptidase, protein MDPRIREHAAVVVDHSIDLSEGDDVVIDAHPVAEDFVVALHELAADRGANPLVIQERLGERYQRAFLRNREEFETPGHLEALYDAMDAYIAVRGNANVTETSDVDPETTAAFQQAQQPLLEERLSKTWCLTQYPAAANAQLAQMSTEGYEDFVWDAVNKDWDAVREHQAQMVEILDPADEVRIVSGDTTDVTMSVAGNETLNDYGEKNLPGGEVFTAPVPDSVEGEVLFDKPLYHQGREVTGVRLVFADGEVVEHSADKNEALLTEVLNTDDGARRLGELGIGMNRDIDRFTYNMLFDEKMGDTVHMAVGRAYDETVGEDVEHNDSAVHVDMIVDMSEDSFIEVDGEVVQRDGTFRFEDGFEG, encoded by the coding sequence ATGGACCCGCGTATCCGCGAACACGCAGCGGTCGTCGTCGACCACTCGATCGACCTGAGCGAGGGCGACGACGTCGTCATCGACGCCCACCCCGTCGCCGAGGACTTCGTCGTCGCGCTCCACGAACTGGCCGCCGACCGCGGCGCGAACCCGCTGGTGATCCAGGAGCGCCTGGGCGAGCGCTACCAGCGGGCGTTCCTGCGCAACCGCGAGGAGTTCGAGACGCCGGGGCACCTCGAAGCGCTGTACGACGCGATGGACGCCTACATCGCCGTCCGGGGCAACGCCAACGTCACCGAGACCAGCGACGTGGACCCGGAGACGACCGCCGCCTTCCAGCAGGCCCAGCAGCCGCTGCTGGAGGAGCGGCTCTCGAAGACGTGGTGTCTCACCCAGTACCCCGCGGCCGCCAACGCCCAGCTGGCACAGATGTCGACCGAGGGCTACGAGGACTTCGTCTGGGACGCGGTCAACAAGGACTGGGACGCCGTCCGGGAGCACCAGGCCCAGATGGTGGAGATCCTGGACCCCGCCGACGAGGTCCGCATCGTCTCCGGGGACACCACCGACGTGACGATGTCGGTCGCCGGCAACGAGACGCTCAACGACTACGGCGAGAAGAACCTCCCCGGCGGCGAGGTGTTCACCGCGCCCGTCCCCGACAGCGTCGAGGGCGAGGTGCTGTTCGACAAGCCGCTGTACCACCAGGGCCGGGAGGTGACCGGCGTCCGCCTCGTCTTCGCGGACGGCGAGGTCGTCGAGCACAGCGCCGACAAGAACGAGGCCCTGCTGACGGAGGTGCTGAACACCGACGACGGCGCGCGCCGCCTCGGCGAGCTGGGCATCGGGATGAACCGCGACATCGACCGGTTCACCTACAACATGCTGTTCGACGAGAAGATGGGCGACACCGTCCATATGGCCGTCGGCCGCGCCTACGACGAGACCGTCGGCGAGGACGTCGAACACAACGACTCGGCGGTCCACGTCGACATGATCGTGGATATGAGCGAGGACTCGTTCATCGAGGTGGACGGTGAGGTGGTCCAGCGGGACGGGACGTTCCGGTTCGAAGACGGGTTCGAGGGCTGA
- a CDS encoding ArsR/SmtB family transcription factor, with the protein MSLLPSRDPAAPDAEPRVIGVDSEDADDVLSALSSETARELLAALNREPAPPGELADRVGTSLQNTQYHLNKLQDAGAVEVVDTAYSEKGREMDVFAPANQPLVICAGDEQETSGLRAALSNFLGGLGIVALASLLVQQLFGAGLGSLFGPTVRSGSADTTGVDPNYYPGNGTAVDGGTEVALRTAEAATRGGSEVAGLAPGLAFFAGGAFVLAALAVVWYADR; encoded by the coding sequence ATGTCGTTGCTGCCCTCTCGAGACCCGGCGGCACCCGACGCGGAGCCGCGGGTCATCGGGGTCGACAGCGAGGACGCGGACGACGTCCTGTCGGCACTCTCCTCGGAGACGGCGCGCGAGCTGTTGGCCGCGCTCAATCGCGAGCCGGCCCCGCCCGGGGAACTCGCAGACCGTGTCGGGACCTCACTCCAGAACACCCAGTACCACCTGAACAAGCTCCAGGACGCCGGTGCCGTCGAGGTCGTCGACACCGCGTACTCGGAGAAGGGCCGCGAGATGGACGTGTTCGCGCCCGCGAACCAGCCGCTGGTCATCTGTGCCGGCGACGAACAGGAGACCTCCGGCCTGCGGGCCGCGCTCTCGAACTTCCTCGGGGGACTGGGGATCGTCGCGCTGGCGAGCCTGCTCGTCCAGCAGCTGTTCGGAGCCGGACTGGGATCGCTGTTCGGTCCGACGGTCCGCTCGGGGAGCGCCGACACCACGGGCGTGGACCCGAACTACTACCCCGGGAACGGGACCGCGGTCGACGGTGGGACCGAGGTCGCACTCAGGACGGCCGAGGCGGCCACACGGGGCGGGAGCGAGGTCGCGGGCCTCGCGCCCGGCCTGGCCTTCTTCGCCGGGGGCGCGTTCGTCCTCGCCGCGCTGGCCGTCGTCTGGTACGCGGACCGGTAG